TTGTGCTGAATTAGGCTACAAAACCCTAGTACTGAGTACAGATCCTGCTCATTCCCTAGCTGATAGCTTTGATTTAGAATTAGGACACGATCCCATCAAAATCGCTGATAATCTCTGGGGTGCTGAATTAGACGCACTTAGAGAATTAGAAGGAAACTGGGGAGCAGTCAAGCGCTACATTACCCAAGTACTGCAAGCAAGAGGTTTAGATGGTGTCCAAGCAGAAGAATTAGCTATCTTACCAGGAATGGACGAAATCTTTGGCTTAGTAAGGGTTAAGCGTCACTACGACGAGGGAGACTTTGAGGTTTTAATCATCGATTCTGCACCCACGGGAACAGCATTGAGACTGTTAAGTTTACCAGAGGTGGGGGGATGGTATATGAGACGCTTTTATAAACCCTTACAAGGTATGTCAGCGGCTTTGAGACCATTATTTGAGCCGATATTTCGTCCTTTGACTGGTTTTTCTCTCCCTGATCAAGAAGTGATGGACGCACCCTACGAATTTTATCTGCAAATCGAAGCTTTAGAAAAGGTTTTAACCGATAATAGTCAAACCTCTGTCCGTTTGGTGACTAATCCTGAGAAGATGGTAATTAAAGAATCTCTCAGAGCACACGCTTATCTAAGTTTGTATAATGTAGCCACAGATTTAGTCATCGCTAATCGCATCATTCCCGATTCAGTCAACGATCCTTTTTTTCAACGTTGGAAAGAAAATCAACAAATCTATAAACAAGAAATTTACGATAATTTTCACCCCTTACCCGTTAAAGAAGCGCCCTTATTTTCAGCGGAAATGTGTGGATTAACCGCTTTACATCAACTCAAAGATATACTTTATGGGGAAGAAGATCCCACACAGGTTTATTATCAAGAAAACACCGTCAGAGTTGTACAAGATGGTAATAACTACAGTCTCGAACTCTATTTACCTGGTATTCCTAAAGAACAAATTCAGTTAAATAAAACAGGAGACGAGTTAAACGTGCGCATCGGTAACCATCGACGTAATCTAGTTTTACCCCAAGCTTTAGCAGCTTTAAGCCCATCTGGTGCGACAATGGAAGAAGACTATCTCAAGATTAAATTTGTTACCCATGGCTGATGTGGCTAAGATTGTCATTACAATCAAACTCTTTGCAGCTTATCAGGATGCTTATGGAGTAACAGAATTACAGCGGGAATTTCCCGCTCAAACCCCTGTTATAGCTGTATTAGAGCAATTATTAACCGAAAAACCTGAGTTAAAGATTTGGCGGGAGTTAACCCGCTTTGGTGTTAATTATCAATTCGTTACCCCTGACACTTTTCTGCAGGATGGTGACGAAGTAGTTTTGATTCCTCCTGTTAGCGGTGGTTAGTTGGATACTTCATCGTTATCATCAGTATCAATGTCATCAGTATCAATGTCATCAGTATCCTCTATCTGATTTTCCTGTATATCATCACCATCATCTTTATTCTCTACTTCTTGTGTAATTTCAGTTTCAAAAGTGTCAAAAGAAGAGTCAGCCCTAACAGGAAGCCCAAATAACAGAGAAATAACTAGCAAAACAGCTAAAAACTGTTTATTTTCCCTGATTTAACCTCATTTTTTTGATAATCATGATAGTTAAGACGCTAGTTTTGTAGATAAGTTCCCATCCTCTGTTATTCCCTCCTGCCATCTGCCTTCTGCTATACTTGGTTTTTTGCAGTCAAAAATCTTCCACTAGCTCAAAAAAAGATTTGTAACTACAAATATAGTGGAAATACTGGTGCAAGATCTCAGCATTCCTTCTTGCTATATTTTTAGCGTATTTGATCTAAACTAAGCAATCTTAACAAATTATGTAAATTAACCCTAGAAGGCTAATAAACTAGTTATAATCTAAATGCTATGTGAAGAATTGAGGTAAGATTATGACTCAATCCGATTTTAAAGATGCTAATAATAAAAAGATTATTGCGGGAATCTTGGGTATTTTATTAGGTGGTTTTGGTATCCATAAATTCTTTCTGGGATATACAACCGCAGGAATTATAATGTTGCTGATA
This genomic window from Gloeocapsa sp. DLM2.Bin57 contains:
- a CDS encoding arsenic-transporting ATPase, producing the protein MRLILMTGKGGVGKTSVAAATGLRCAELGYKTLVLSTDPAHSLADSFDLELGHDPIKIADNLWGAELDALRELEGNWGAVKRYITQVLQARGLDGVQAEELAILPGMDEIFGLVRVKRHYDEGDFEVLIIDSAPTGTALRLLSLPEVGGWYMRRFYKPLQGMSAALRPLFEPIFRPLTGFSLPDQEVMDAPYEFYLQIEALEKVLTDNSQTSVRLVTNPEKMVIKESLRAHAYLSLYNVATDLVIANRIIPDSVNDPFFQRWKENQQIYKQEIYDNFHPLPVKEAPLFSAEMCGLTALHQLKDILYGEEDPTQVYYQENTVRVVQDGNNYSLELYLPGIPKEQIQLNKTGDELNVRIGNHRRNLVLPQALAALSPSGATMEEDYLKIKFVTHG
- a CDS encoding MoaD/ThiS family protein: MADVAKIVITIKLFAAYQDAYGVTELQREFPAQTPVIAVLEQLLTEKPELKIWRELTRFGVNYQFVTPDTFLQDGDEVVLIPPVSGG
- a CDS encoding TM2 domain-containing protein, with the translated sequence MTQSDFKDANNKKIIAGILGILLGGFGIHKFFLGYTTAGIIMLLITLLTLGIAGFIMGIIGLIEGIMYLTKSDQEFYQTYIAGRKPWF